Within the Fervidobacterium gondwanense DSM 13020 genome, the region GAAACTCGAGCGGCTTTAACCGCTGCGTAATCATCCCCCATCATATCTACAAGCCTTACAAAACCCTTGTCGAGAATTTTTTCTTCAAGATTCAATTTATCATTTGTTTTTTCGATGTGTTCGATGTTTTCTGAGATTCCCAAAGAGATCCACCTCCAAAAGACTCGAAACTTTCTTGTATCTTTCTTCTGATATAAGACCTTCTCTTAGCCATGAATCTAAAAGCTCTATCGATAATATCTGAGTAACCGGTTCAAAAGTTAATCTGTGAAAAGGTGTTGGACCGTAAATTTTCAGCAATTCAATGTGTTCTTCTGTTGGATAGCCTTTGTGTACCGATAACTTGTATTGTGGAAATTGCAAATCGAATTTCTTTATTATCTTGTCCCTTGTTACTTTTGCCAGAATCGATGCAGTGGAGATTTGATAAATTTCGCCATCGCCTTTCACGATGCAAGTTGCCGGATAGTTCAATTTCAAATTCTTACCGTCAACAAAGACATTTTTTATTTCAACAAATTGACTAAGCAATTCAAGTGCCCTGTTCATAGCAAGTTCCGTTGCGTGGAATATGTTGTACAGATCAATTTCTTCTGGTGTTGCCAATCCTATTCCAAACTTCGCTTTTGAAAAAATTATCTCGTATAGTTCGTTTCTTTTTTTCTCGGACAGCTTCTTACTGTCATCTATGCCTTCTATATAAACATCATCATCGAGAAAAACCGCCGCTGCAACAACAGGTCCAAAGAGCGGTCCTCTTCCAGCTTCGTCAACGCCTATTATTGTATAATCGATAGATTTATCTTTACTCATATTGCAATTTGTCCTACCTTTTTACCGTATTGTATATTTCATTAACATCCCTTACAAACCCTTCAATCTTGTCACCAGTAACAACTATAAGCCAATTTTCTTTGAACCAAGCGTACAGATCAGTACTCTCAAGCCTTACAGTGAAAACTCCATAGTCGCCCATGTTTACTTTCATGTACTTGATCTTCAAAGGATTACCGTACTTTTTCGTTATCTTGTTCCAATTTTCTTTCGCTTCTTCATTACTTTCGTATTTGAATAGCATGAAAAATCCATCAACACCGTCGAAAATAGCAAAACGACCATCTCCGAGTTGAATATCTCCAAAACCGTTAATCCAACCGCTCTCAAGCAGTGTGTACTTGTTACTAAGAACGTTGACCGCCGCTTCTAACGAATAGCTCGATGGAGGAACTTCTGGAATGAACGGTATAGAGCACGATGAAAGAATTAAAATGATCACTAAAACTACAAAAGCTGTTAGAAGTTTTCTTATATCTCTCATCTTATCACCTGCCGAGTTACTTAACTTTTTCTCCATAAAAGTATTCAATCGCCTTCTTGATTATTATATCACTCATAACGAGATCTGCATGGTCGAAACCTCTAAAAATCTCGCATTTTCCATAATAAGTTGCGCTTTCAATTGGAACCATTCCATCATTATCGGTGAATTGCTTATCTGAAAATAAAATATCTGTGACCGATTTCAAAAATAGAAGTCCTGTCGTTGAGAACATTTCGGTTGTCACAAGGTTTTCAAACATCACATCAGCTTTTTGGGTTATCACAGCTGCAAAATTTAGAAATTCAACATCATTTGGTACTTCTGGATATCTCGAACCATACATTAAATATCTATAATTCGGTGCGTACGTATATCCACCCGAAATGTTTGAAGCTATGAGCACGTTCTTTATAAATCCCCAGTCTTTCCTGAGCTTAAGCAAACTCTTGTTCATGACTATGAAATTTGCCAAAGGAGATCCGATATGCGGTGTACCAGCAAAGATGATTTTGTTTACATGTTTTTTGAATTCATCTTCTTGTAATGCGTATCTTAAAAGTAAACCGCCCATGCTGTGGGCATATATATTGAAACGAACGCTCGCATTATCATAATTCTCTTCGAACTTCTTGGAAATATTTTCAATTTCCCTGACAAGTGCATCTGCACTTTCTTCTAATGGTATGTCCAACGAGGGATAAATAAAAAAATACAATCCATAGTCTTCAGGCAATATTTTCGTCCAAGAATCTCGGAAGATAGCTTTGTAACGTGTCCACGTCCCATATATCTCGTTTGGATCAATTCCATGAATCAACAGTACCGAAGGTGCATCATTTTTCGGTTTCCTTATCTCGTAAATCTTAGCTTGTGGTCTCTCCCAATCGTATTCTACAACTTTGCTGTATTCAAAAAATGGCTCTATTTTCGTTAATGATATGTAGATCGGAACAAGTGAGTTATAGTAAACATAATATTTTGCACCGTAAGTAATTGAAGTAAAAGCGATAGCAAATAAAGATAAACAGAATATCAATAAGCGAGTTTTAATAGCAATACCTCCAATATATCCGAGGCATCTTCTGTTCTATCGACTATATCACCAACGTTGATAACGAGCTCCTTCAACTGCATCTTTTCAGCCAAAGTTATCTGCAAAGAGAATATATCCCTCAAAACTTCTTCTTCGATTACGTCTTCATTGTGTTCAAACCTTTCAACCTCAATTACATAATGCTGGACTTCGTCGATGTTGTCAAATAGCTTTTCGACGGCAGTAACGAAAGCTTGCGCTGCGCTGACTGCACAATCAAGTTGTCCTATAATCTTCTCTTTAAGGTGCTCTGGAACATTCGGGTGTTGGTAGTCCACAATTTTGCTTACCGATTCGCACTTGTTGACTATTTTATCTATACCTTCGGTAAGAGAGTGTATAACTTCTCTCATATCCGGAAGAAATAGACCTTTGTATATATCAGATATAATCCCGCGCCTTATTTCATCAGCTTCATGCTCAATACGTTTTATGTCTTTAAAAAAATTCTGCTTCTGATCACACTCGTTTTTGAAATAACAGTCGAAAAAACTTCTAAGAGTAGAAGTCGCTTCTACTGTTTTTCTTGAAAGTTCTCCAAGCTTTGCAATAACTTCACGTTCTTTCTTTGCGAATGAAATTTGCATACCAACACCCCCAGACAATTATACCACAAAAAGCTGAAAATTATAACCTTTCGAAAAATAGCAAGAGCGTATCGCCGTAATCCTTTTCTTTTATGATTCTTAAATTACTTATCTCGCTTTCTTTAGGTCTTTCTCTCTTAGAGCACTGAAGGATAAACATTGAATTCACGTCCATTATTGCATGAACACGTTCGAGTATATCGCGTACTATTCCCAGCTCGTAAGGCGGATCAGAGTAAATAATGTCAAAAACGCCGGCATGTGTTTCCAAAAACCGGCGTGCGTCTATCTTCTTTATATCAACTTTATTTTCAACTCCAAGGTTGATAGCATTCTTTTTAATCGTTGCCACAGATAATTTTGAAGTATCAACAAATGTCACATGCGCTGCACCGTTGCTTATCATCTCAAACCCAACAGAACCGCTCCCTGCACATATGTCAGCACACACTTTCCCTTGGAAATCAACCATATTTGCAAGACTTCTTCTAAGAATCGCCGAAGAATACCGCGTCCTTGGATCAGGAACAGTTTCTATTGCTCTCCCTCTAAGCTCACCTGTCTCGATTTTCAACATACTTTTTCCACCTGCATCATTCAATAGCTTTTGACTCTTCTGGATTCTCTTGACCCTCTACTTTCTGAACAACAACGGTCAATTCTCCTTTGACATCTTTAAAATGTTCGAGTGCGCTCGTCACTGTACCTCTGAAGCTCTCTTCGTGTAGTTTTGTCAACTCTCTTGCGATGAAAACCTCGCAGTCTCCCAAAATCTTCAGTATATCATCAAGCGTTTTTCTAAGCCTTTCAGGGCTTTCGAAAAAAACGAATCTTTCTATCAATTCATTATCTTTTATCTTTCGCAAAAGCCTTCTTCTGTTCTTGTCTTTCGGCATGAATCCGATGAAGTAGAAGTGCGTACCCATAAACCCGCTGAGCGCAACAGCGCTTGTCAATGCACTCGGTCCCGGAATTACTTGAACAGTGATTCCTTCTTCATGGCACTTTTTGATTAGTATAGCTCCCGGGTCCGAAACCACAGGCATTCCTGCATCTGATACTTGGGCAATATTTTTTCCTTGTTTTAGCAGCTCTATAACCTTATCAACCTTCTTATGTGAATTATGCTCGTTGAAAGACTCCAGCGGTTTAGATATTCCGTAGTGTGTTAGAAGATTATGAGTCCTTCTCGTGTCTTCAGAAAGTATCAAATCGGCATCTTTCAACACTTCCAAAGCCCTTAATGTTATATCCTTCAAATTGCCGATCGGTGTGCCGACAATGTACAGAATACCCGCGATACTATCACTTCCCAACATTTACTATAAAGTTTTCAATCAGATTTTCCGAGTTGTCCATAACTTCATTTATCATCTCTTTGCTAAGTGTCTTTGCCTTTCCAAAACGAGACTCAAACGACAACCTTATGCTTTCTGCGATTTCTTCTATCGGTTTGTGCTGATAATCATACAGACCTATCAAAGGTATATCCAAGTTCTTCGTACTTTTGAAGCAGTGCTTAACCTCATCGTGCGGTATCAGAACTATTGAGCCGTGTTGCAAGATGTAATCCTGGGTCCTTGTCTGAGCGCTGCCAACAACCTTTACACCATTCATAGTTATTTCGTACGTCGATGGAACTTGGAAGCAGACATGTGTTGATGCTTTCTTTTTGCCCTCTGTTAATTCAACTGGATACCCTAAGCGCCTCAAACCTTCTATTAGTAGCCTTGAAATCAGATTATACAGTTCGAGGACACTTGTTTCGAAAAGCTCGTGATTCCTTGGCACTACAACAGAGTACGTCAATTCATCCCAGTGTAGTACAGCCCTTCCGCCAGAAGGTCTTCTAACCAAATCAAAATTATTCTCTTTAAGATAGTCCACATCTATATCATCGGAATTTTGATGCTTTCCCAAAGAAAGTGTTGGAACTTTCCAAGTGTAAAAGCGCAATATGACATCGTTTAATTTTTCAGAGAACACTCCTAAAGCAACATCTATGCCCATGTTCTTCAATCCATCAAAACCGTACGTTTCAAAAAAGTACAACAAATCACCCTTTCATCTTTTTGGTGAGCATAAAAACAGGATTTGCAACTAATACTATTATAATCTTTATTACGTACTGAGACAATACCATAGAGATCAATTGATTGTACACTCCGAGGAACGCAACAAGCGTGAAAACAACTGTATCAAAGAATTGAGCAACGAGGACTGAAACAAGATTTGCTACTGCTGCACTCTTAAATCTCTTAGAATTGAATATGTAATAATTCATGAATTGTGAAGTTCCATACGCCGCTAAACTCGCAAGTGTGAATCTCCAGTTCATTCCCAAGATTATCCTGTAAGCCTCTCCCCTGTCGACAGAAGCAGCAGGCATGAAGAGCCCGAGCAAAATCAATCCACTTGCAGTCGCTTGTGCTAAGAATCCCATCCAAACAAGGAACTTTGAACGTTCCTTTCCAATCACGTCAGAGACCATGTTTGCAATTATGAATGTGAATGTATAACTTATAATCGATGCTGGAAATAGGAAAACACCAAACTTAACAACCTTCGCTGCGATAACATTCGAAACAACAATACCTGTTATAAATAGCGTAGTAAAAATCATGCCTTGCCTTTCCTTTCGTTCCACCTTCTCAACACTCCTTTCGGTCTTATATGCTGTATTAGCTATTCTTTTTTCAGGGCAAATTATTATACTCTATTAGATTTAAACTAAGCAAAAACCGACAGAAAAATTAGTAAAAGTGTTACATATCAGTAACCAAAAAACTGAAACATGGGGTATATAATATTGTCCGTAATACTGACGGTTTATGTTCACTTAACTGAACATGCCGACTTATATGGAAATGTCTGGTCTACTTAAGTGAACATAAACCGCAATAACGAAATTCATTTACTGACGAGCTTTTAGAACATGAACAAAAATCTTACATGGGGAGGGATTACCATGAAAAGCTTGGGAAGACATATCATAGCCGAATTCTACGACTGTGACAAGGAAATACTTGACAGCATCGATGGTATCGAGTTTCACATGAAACAAGCAGCATACGAGACTGGTGCCACAATAGTTAACTCTTCTTTTCACCGGTTCCTCCCCTACGGAGTGAGCGGTGTGGTCATAATAAGCGAGTCGCACTTAACAATTCACACATGGCCAGAGTACGGTTATGCAGCTGTTGACCTATTTACCTGCGGTGACCACGTTGACCCATGGAAAGCATTTAGCTATCTCAAAAAGGTATTCAGATCACAAAGAGCTCATGTAGTTGAACACGTAAGAGGAAGATACGACGAAGTAGGCATCCCCGAAAACGCACCGCACAAGACTGTAATCGAAGAAGAAAAGATAGCAGTAAGCTTGTAATTGCAAACCCAAAATCCGAACCGATTAAATTAATCTGAGAAGGAGGGAATGCCTATGGAAGAAAAGGAACTTAAAACAGGTAGGCACAGTATATATATGGAATGGTATTCAAAAGATCCTGGCGGATTATTCATGAGGGTTAATAGATGGCTTTACTCAGCGCAAAGCCCATTCCAGAGGATCGATATATTTGAAAGTCCATTCTATGGTAGAGTATTCTCTCTTGATGGAATAACGATGACTACAGAAATAGACGAATTCATGTACCACGAAATGCTTGTGCATGTACCGATGTTCATGCACCCAAATCCAAAAAAGGTCCTTGTCATCGGCGGTGGCGACGGAGGAAGCATAAGGGAAGTTTTGAAACACCCTTCCGTAGAAAAAGCCGTAATGTGCGAAATAGACGAGTTGGTTGTCAAGGCAGCTATCGAATATCTGCCATACACGTCAAACAAACTCAGCGACCCAAGGGTTGAGCTTGTCTACGAAGATGGTGCTAAATTCGTAAGGCAGTTCAAGAACGAATTCGACGTGATAATAATCGACTCGACAGACCCAACAGCTGGTGAAGGCGGACACCTCTTCACTCTT harbors:
- a CDS encoding ribonuclease HII produces the protein MSKDKSIDYTIIGVDEAGRGPLFGPVVAAAVFLDDDVYIEGIDDSKKLSEKKRNELYEIIFSKAKFGIGLATPEEIDLYNIFHATELAMNRALELLSQFVEIKNVFVDGKNLKLNYPATCIVKGDGEIYQISTASILAKVTRDKIIKKFDLQFPQYKLSVHKGYPTEEHIELLKIYGPTPFHRLTFEPVTQILSIELLDSWLREGLISEERYKKVSSLLEVDLFGNLRKHRTHRKNK
- a CDS encoding DUF3242 domain-containing protein, yielding MRDIRKLLTAFVVLVIILILSSCSIPFIPEVPPSSYSLEAAVNVLSNKYTLLESGWINGFGDIQLGDGRFAIFDGVDGFFMLFKYESNEEAKENWNKITKKYGNPLKIKYMKVNMGDYGVFTVRLESTDLYAWFKENWLIVVTGDKIEGFVRDVNEIYNTVKR
- a CDS encoding lipase family alpha/beta hydrolase, translated to MIFCLSLFAIAFTSITYGAKYYVYYNSLVPIYISLTKIEPFFEYSKVVEYDWERPQAKIYEIRKPKNDAPSVLLIHGIDPNEIYGTWTRYKAIFRDSWTKILPEDYGLYFFIYPSLDIPLEESADALVREIENISKKFEENYDNASVRFNIYAHSMGGLLLRYALQEDEFKKHVNKIIFAGTPHIGSPLANFIVMNKSLLKLRKDWGFIKNVLIASNISGGYTYAPNYRYLMYGSRYPEVPNDVEFLNFAAVITQKADVMFENLVTTEMFSTTGLLFLKSVTDILFSDKQFTDNDGMVPIESATYYGKCEIFRGFDHADLVMSDIIIKKAIEYFYGEKVK
- a CDS encoding TIGR00153 family protein; the protein is MQISFAKKEREVIAKLGELSRKTVEATSTLRSFFDCYFKNECDQKQNFFKDIKRIEHEADEIRRGIISDIYKGLFLPDMREVIHSLTEGIDKIVNKCESVSKIVDYQHPNVPEHLKEKIIGQLDCAVSAAQAFVTAVEKLFDNIDEVQHYVIEVERFEHNEDVIEEEVLRDIFSLQITLAEKMQLKELVINVGDIVDRTEDASDILEVLLLKLAY
- a CDS encoding RsmD family RNA methyltransferase, which produces MLKIETGELRGRAIETVPDPRTRYSSAILRRSLANMVDFQGKVCADICAGSGSVGFEMISNGAAHVTFVDTSKLSVATIKKNAINLGVENKVDIKKIDARRFLETHAGVFDIIYSDPPYELGIVRDILERVHAIMDVNSMFILQCSKRERPKESEISNLRIIKEKDYGDTLLLFFERL
- the rsmI gene encoding 16S rRNA (cytidine(1402)-2'-O)-methyltransferase, whose product is MLGSDSIAGILYIVGTPIGNLKDITLRALEVLKDADLILSEDTRRTHNLLTHYGISKPLESFNEHNSHKKVDKVIELLKQGKNIAQVSDAGMPVVSDPGAILIKKCHEEGITVQVIPGPSALTSAVALSGFMGTHFYFIGFMPKDKNRRRLLRKIKDNELIERFVFFESPERLRKTLDDILKILGDCEVFIARELTKLHEESFRGTVTSALEHFKDVKGELTVVVQKVEGQENPEESKAIE
- a CDS encoding lipoate--protein ligase family protein; the encoded protein is MYFFETYGFDGLKNMGIDVALGVFSEKLNDVILRFYTWKVPTLSLGKHQNSDDIDVDYLKENNFDLVRRPSGGRAVLHWDELTYSVVVPRNHELFETSVLELYNLISRLLIEGLRRLGYPVELTEGKKKASTHVCFQVPSTYEITMNGVKVVGSAQTRTQDYILQHGSIVLIPHDEVKHCFKSTKNLDIPLIGLYDYQHKPIEEIAESIRLSFESRFGKAKTLSKEMINEVMDNSENLIENFIVNVGK
- a CDS encoding queuosine precursor transporter produces the protein MERKERQGMIFTTLFITGIVVSNVIAAKVVKFGVFLFPASIISYTFTFIIANMVSDVIGKERSKFLVWMGFLAQATASGLILLGLFMPAASVDRGEAYRIILGMNWRFTLASLAAYGTSQFMNYYIFNSKRFKSAAVANLVSVLVAQFFDTVVFTLVAFLGVYNQLISMVLSQYVIKIIIVLVANPVFMLTKKMKG
- the speD gene encoding adenosylmethionine decarboxylase gives rise to the protein MKSLGRHIIAEFYDCDKEILDSIDGIEFHMKQAAYETGATIVNSSFHRFLPYGVSGVVIISESHLTIHTWPEYGYAAVDLFTCGDHVDPWKAFSYLKKVFRSQRAHVVEHVRGRYDEVGIPENAPHKTVIEEEKIAVSL
- the speE gene encoding polyamine aminopropyltransferase, which gives rise to MEEKELKTGRHSIYMEWYSKDPGGLFMRVNRWLYSAQSPFQRIDIFESPFYGRVFSLDGITMTTEIDEFMYHEMLVHVPMFMHPNPKKVLVIGGGDGGSIREVLKHPSVEKAVMCEIDELVVKAAIEYLPYTSNKLSDPRVELVYEDGAKFVRQFKNEFDVIIIDSTDPTAGEGGHLFTLEFYKACNEALKEDGILCAQTEGMTYDWEWGTTAYKRIKANFPLAKMYLGFMPTYPGGMWSYTFASKTGIDPIKDFNPEKVRNFKEPLRYYNEEIHKAAFALPNFVRKYIGED